From one Rhodamnia argentea isolate NSW1041297 chromosome 1, ASM2092103v1, whole genome shotgun sequence genomic stretch:
- the LOC125314663 gene encoding 1-aminocyclopropane-1-carboxylate oxidase homolog 10-like, producing MTCFLGDTPLLYGTIKELTSQTTYQSRKETTLPNYTTYYVSKGLDGASALPDFKSETVETSEDGFESNSGSENLSIPIIDLGQIDRDPTKRREGIKRMRRASEMLGFFQVVNPGVSKAVMGKEEGFRRFHEQDDEAKKVLHTRDMMRKVMYSSNFDPNTTSMVN from the exons ATGACGTGCTTCTTGGGTGACACTCCACTACTGTATGGAACCATCAAGGAATTAACATCGCAGACAACCTATCAATCACGCAAGGAGACTACGCTTCCAAACTACACTACCTATTACGTTTCCAAAGGCCTAGATGGAGCTTCTGCACTTCCCGATTTCAAGTCAGAGACCGT GGAGACATCCGAAGACGGCTTCGAATCGAACAGCGGCTCTGAGAATCTCAGCATCCCAATCATCGACCTCGGCCAAATCGACCGCGACCCGACCAAGAGGAGGGAGGGGATCAAGAGGATGCGACGCGCATCAGAGATGCTGGGGTTCTTCCAGGTAGTGAATCCCGGAGTTTCAAAGGCCGTGATGGGGAAGGAGGAGGGATTTAGGAGGTTCCACGAGCAAGATGACGAGGCAAAGAAGGTGCTCCACACGCGCGACATGATGAGGAAGGTTATGTACAGCAGCAATTTCGATCCGAACACGACGTCTATGGTGAACTAG
- the LOC125314658 gene encoding putative disease resistance protein RGA3, translating to MAGAALSCIATAILKSLTTEIAKPVGTFASQKVQSLLRVKDDLRSLKGTVETIQAVLLDAEKKQWHNNQVKHWLGRLKDVLYDLQDLLDDVATEDLRRKVTLGNKMSKAVRVFFSKSNQLEHRLRVANKIQELRKTLDEIEKDSKLLNLERHPEETVAIGRGKKPEHPSPDEKIIGREEDKMKIKQLLLSSSSNKSVSFVAIVGKGGLGKTALARLVYNDGEVKEHFGLKMWVCVSDVFDVNSIIKEILKKANVDCQGHDDEDLPSLLRETLRGEKYLLVLDDLWNEDRNKWLKLGDWLEGGLRGSKVLLTTRSHRVAEVTDARSVIHVLRGLSEDKPWNLFKKMAFGDGAESSDPGLEEIGRDIVKKCAGVPLAIRTVGGLLYGKTKDEWLRYKVRELPEIQEIDEADDGIMQVLKFSYDHLRSSLKHCFAYCSLFPKDYVYSKEMVIHLWVAQGFIESPNGEDNLEEVADMYLSELLCRSFLDVHVKFKDGEVWTFKMHDLMHDLAQKVAGGECKIVNFKGGHNERGIRHALFTSEFFSEEKMMSLLDLHKLQTLIFLGDPSHVLNFDRVFSEGKHCRVLHLDYVNIRLPPSSFEKLKHLRYLRIGKNESIQSLPDSITDLVNLQFLELFDCRCLKTFPRDLRKLINLQYLRIWACASVSHLPSLSELPSLRTLILFDLHGLEFVQQTSDVGQSKTARTFFPSLERLELKRCTKLKGWWGSRELMTAHQKHHRSSFPKLRSVKIWHCPHLNFVPPFPQVECLDIDDAKMLEIKPDPNCPSKPRVGSTFTPFSKLMRLYLHGDDPESRMLETLLRSANNLELMSLTYCDIRSFSRGMRHLSSLRELHVDTCEGLDLLCEEDQHDTQWPFLTNLRVLKITDLMQLPEGIRHVKTTQSLKIRRYRGSSLQEWIGNLSLLEKLVLIGCRKLEHLPFEMPNLTHLKELRIIRCPITKKNRHEERPQLAHIPVIFSEDEVDESDYESDYESEY from the coding sequence ATGGCCGGAGCAGCGCTCTCCTGCATTGCCACTGCCATACTGAAAAGCCTCACCACCGAAATTGCGAAACCTGTAGGCACCTTCGCTTCTCAGAAGGTCCAGTCGCTCTTGCGTGTCAAGGACGACCTCCGAAGCCTTAAGGGCACCGTCGAGACCATCCAAGCGGTGCTTTTGGATGCCGAGAAGAAGCAATGGCACAACAACCAGGTCAAGCACTGGCTCGGGAGGCTCAAGGACGTGCTGTACGACCTACAGGACTTGCTCGACGACGTCGCGACCGAAGATCTGaggcggaaggtcactctcggcaACAAGATGTCGAAAGCGGTACGCGTTTTCTTCTCTAAATCGAATCAGCTCGAACATCGCCTCAGAGTGGCCAATAAGATTCAGGAACTTAGGAAGACACTGGATGAGATTGAAAAAGATAGTAAGTTATTAAATTTAGAGCGGCATCCGGAGGAAACAGTGGCCATCGGGAGAGGAAAGAAACCTGAACATCCCTCGCCTGATGAAAAAATAATCGGTAGGGAAGAGGACAAAATGAAGATCAAGCAACTCTTGTTGAGTTCCTCCTCTAACAAGAGCGTGTCATTTGTAGCCATCGTTGGTAAAGGTGGTCTTGGGAAAACTGCACTTGCACGACTAGTGTACAACGATGGGGAGGTAAAAGAACATTTTGGGCTTAAGATGTGGGTGTGTGTATCTGATGTCTTTGATGTCAATTCGATTATCAAAGAGATACTTAAAAAAGCAAATGTCGACTGTCAAGGCCATGACGATGAAGACTTGCCAAGTCTTCTTCGCGAGACTCTACGGGGggagaaatacttgcttgttttGGATGATTTGTGGAATGAAGACCGGAATAAATGGTTGAAGCTTGGAGATTGGCTAGAGGGTGGTTTACGGGGAAGCAAGGTACTTTTAACCACTCGTAGCCACAGAGTAGCAGAGGTGACGGATGCGAGATCAGTTATCCATGTTCTACGTGGCTTATCTGAAGATAAGCCGTGGAACCTATTCAAGAAAATGGCTTTTGGAGATGGGGCAGAATCATCAGACCCGGGACTGGAGGAGATAGGTCGAGATATAGTTAAGAAATGCGCTGGGGTTCCCCTTGCCATTAGGACTGTGGGAGGCCTGTTGTACGGCAAAACGAAAGATGAATGGCTCCGCTACAAGGTGCGTGAACTTCCAGAAATACAAGAAATCGATGAGGCTGATGATGGAATTATGCAAGTCCTCAAGTTCAGTTACGATCATCTCCGGTCAAGCTTGAAACATTGTTTTGCATACTGCTCATTGTTTCCGAAAGATTATGTCTATAGTAAAGAGATGGTGATACATCTTTGGGTGGCACAAGGCTTTATTGAGTCACCCAACGGGGAGGATAACCTTGAAGAGGTTGCAGACATGTACTTGTCGGAACTGCTGTGTAGGTCATTCCTCGATGTTCATGTCAAATTCAAGGATGGCGAGGTCTGGACTTTCAAGATGCATGATCTCATGCACGATCTTGCCCAAAAAGTTGCTGGAGGTGAATGCAAGATTGTTAATTTTAAAGGAGGACATAATGAGAGAGGAATTCGACATGCTTTATTTACTTCAGAATTTTTCTCTGAAGAGAAAATGATGTCTCTGCTCGATCTACACAAATTGCAGACATTAATCTTCTTGGGAGATCCATCGCATGTACTCAACTTCGACAGAGTTTTTTCTGAGGGCAAACATTGTCGAGTGTTGCATTTAGACTATGTAAATATTCGtctccctccttcctcctttgaaaagttgaagCACTTAAGGTATCTTCGTATTGGTAAAAACGAATCTATTCAGagtttgccggattcaatcacGGATTTGGTGAATTTGCAGTTCCTTGAACTCTTTGATTGTAGGTGCCTTAAAACATTTCCAAGAGATTTGAGGAAATTGATCAACCTTCAATACTTGCGTATTTGGGCTTGTGCGTCAGTGAGCCACCTACCATCCTTGAGTGAACTCCCTTCCCTAAGGACGTTGATTCTCTTTGACTTGCATGGCTTGGAGTTCGTTCAACAGACAAGTGACGTGGGGCAATCTAAGACTGCACGCACCTTCTTCCCATCTCTTGAGAGATTGGAACTAAAGCGATGCACCAAACTGAAGGGATGGTGGGGAAGTAGGGAACTAATGACAGCACATCAAAAGCATCACCGGTCATCCTTCCCAAAACTTCGGTCCGTGAAAATATGGCACTGTCCCCACTTGAACTTCGTGCCACCATTCCCTCAGGTGGAATGCTTGGACATAGATGACGCGAAAATGTTGGAAATAAAGCCCGATCCAAATTGCCCGTCGAAGCCGCGAGTGGGATCCACATTCACCCCTTTCTCTAAACTAATGCGTCTATATCTTCACGGAGATGATCCGGAGTCCCGGATGCTCGAGACTCTACTCCGATCGGCCAATAATCTCGAGCTCATGAGCCTCACATATTGCGACATAAGGAGCTTCTCTCGTGGCATGCGCCACCTTTCCTCGCTCCGGGAACTCCACGTTGATACTTGTGAAGGACTCGATTTATTGTGCGAAGAAGACCAGCATGACACCCAATGGCCATTCCTCACGAACCTACGCGTTCTTAAGATCACCGATTTGATGCAATTACCTGAGGGGATTCGACATGTCAAGACTACGCAATCTCTCAAGATTCGTCGATATCGGGGATCGAGTTTGCAGGAATGGATTGGAAATCTCTCTCTGCTCGAAAAGCTTGTATTAATTGGCTGTCGAAAGTTAGAGCATTTGCCATTTGAGATGCCCAACCTCACACACTTGAAGGAATTGAGAATCATTCGTTGTCCCATTACGAAAAAAAATCGCCACGAGGAACGGCCACAGCTTGCCCACATTCCAGTCATTTTTTCGGAGGATGAAGTGGATGAATCCGACTATGAATCCGACTATGAATCCGAATATTAG